In Elaeis guineensis isolate ETL-2024a chromosome 1, EG11, whole genome shotgun sequence, a genomic segment contains:
- the LOC105035257 gene encoding probable mediator of RNA polymerase II transcription subunit 26b isoform X1, which yields MANSSASLDYWRKFFRSANSDIFEVLEQAILVAASDYPQEFRSRRDGIGEKLYTCLLPRCFGCDRVESRVTTEGGEEGDGSVKRDVEKECKVDSSNEPSEDLNRLVSNYSYDEAEALTEEMEEESQMFEEVLRIKDILANKHDQSDSVLFDSLRRLQLMELSVETLKATEIGRAVNGLRKHNSKQIRHLVRTLIDGWKVLVDEWVSATAAIADNSPASVNPSVVDEEEGLPSPPLDEGALWATQTTCIQLSEFFDGMDDDGNLRNNGEFDKNRENRKRHPVNHEPMRKQQPPCRPVVTEDRGQMRKQEPIVRQAKPQEASAFQAKPQGIMRKESKPISADFGPGRPARLPSEQKAGNEMKAKQQDLSAIQRKPPMIPQDKSKYSEEALVRAKLEAAKRKLHEGYQQAENAKKQRTIQVMELHDIPKQSHHHRQPNMKPRNNFRSWANGRF from the exons ATGGCGAATTCGTCGGCTTCGCTGGATTACTGGAGGAAGTTTTTCCGCAGCGCGAATTCGGACATCTTCGAAGTCCTCGAGCAAGCGATCCTCGTAGCGGCGTCCGATTACCCCCAAGAATTCAGAAGCAGGAGGGATGGGATTGGCGAGAAGCTCTACACCTGCCTCCTGCCGCGGTGTTTCGGGTGTGATCGGGTCGAGTCTCGGGTGACGACGGAGGGCGGAGAGGAGGGAGATGGCAGCGTCAAGAGAGATGTCGAGAAGGAGTGCAAGGTCGACAGCAGCAACGAGCCGTCTGAGGACTTGAACCGGCTCGTTAGCAATTACAGCTACGACGAGGCCGAGGCGTTAACCGAGGAGATGGAGGAAGAAAGCCAAATGTTTGAAGAGGTTTTGAGGATTAAGGATATTCTTGCCAACAAGCATGATCAG TCGGATAGTGTCTTGTTTGACTCATTGAGGAGGCTGCAGCTGATGGAGCTTTCTGTAGAGACCTTGAAG GCAACTGAAATTGGAAGGGCTGTTAATGGTCTGCGGAAACACAATTCCAAGCAAATTCGTCATCTTGTGCGCACCCTCATTGA TGGTTGGAAAGTTTTGGTTGATGAGTGGGTCAGTGCAACCGCTGCCATTGCAG ATAATTCCCCAGCCTCTGTCAATCCTTCTGTTGTGGATGAGGAGGAAGGGCTCCCATCACCTCCATTAGATGAGGGAGCTTTATGGGCTACGCAGACTACTTGCATCCAGCTATCTGAG TTCTTCGACGGAATGGATGACGATGGAA ATTTGAGAAATAACGGGGAGTTTGACAAGAACCGGGAAAACAGAAAGAGGCATCCAGTGAACCATGAACCAATGAGGAAGCAGCAACCTCCATGCCGGCCAGTTGTTACTGAAGATAGGGGGCAGATGAGGAAACAAGAACCAATAGTGAGGCAAGCAAAGCCACAGGAAGCCTCTGCTTTCCAAGCTAAGCCTCAAGGCATTATGAGGAAAGAAAGCAAGCCTATCAGTGCTGACTTTGGCCCTGGGAGACCAGCTAGGCTACCTTCTGAGCAGAAAGCTGGTAATGAGATGAAAGCTAAACAACAAGATCTTTCTGCCATCCAGAGGAAGCCCCCAATGATTCCACAAGAT AAGTCAAAATATTCTGAAGAGGCATTGGTTCGGGCCAAGTTAGAGGCAGCGAAGAGGAAACTTCATGAGGGTTACCAGCAAGCTGAAAATG CAAAGAAACAGAGAACGATAcaagtgatggagctgcatgatATACCAAAGCAGAGCCACCACCATAGACAGCCTAACATGAAACCTCGAAACAACTTTAGGAGCTGGGCGAATGGGCGTTTTTAG
- the LOC105035257 gene encoding probable mediator of RNA polymerase II transcription subunit 26b isoform X2: MANSSASLDYWRKFFRSANSDIFEVLEQAILVAASDYPQEFRSRRDGIGEKLYTCLLPRCFGCDRVESRVTTEGGEEGDGSVKRDVEKECKVDSSNEPSEDLNRLVSNYSYDEAEALTEEMEEESQMFEEVLRIKDILANKHDQSDSVLFDSLRRLQLMELSVETLKATEIGRAVNGLRKHNSKQIRHLVRTLIDGWKVLVDEWVSATAAIADNSPASVNPSVVDEEEGLPSPPLDEGALWATQTTCIQLSEFFDGMDDDGNLRNNGEFDKNRENRKRHPVNHEPMRKQQPPCRPVVTEDRGQMRKQEPIVRQAKPQEASAFQAKPQGIMRKESKPISADFGPGRPARLPSEQKAGNEMKAKQQDLSAIQRKPPMIPQDSKYSEEALVRAKLEAAKRKLHEGYQQAENAKKQRTIQVMELHDIPKQSHHHRQPNMKPRNNFRSWANGRF; the protein is encoded by the exons ATGGCGAATTCGTCGGCTTCGCTGGATTACTGGAGGAAGTTTTTCCGCAGCGCGAATTCGGACATCTTCGAAGTCCTCGAGCAAGCGATCCTCGTAGCGGCGTCCGATTACCCCCAAGAATTCAGAAGCAGGAGGGATGGGATTGGCGAGAAGCTCTACACCTGCCTCCTGCCGCGGTGTTTCGGGTGTGATCGGGTCGAGTCTCGGGTGACGACGGAGGGCGGAGAGGAGGGAGATGGCAGCGTCAAGAGAGATGTCGAGAAGGAGTGCAAGGTCGACAGCAGCAACGAGCCGTCTGAGGACTTGAACCGGCTCGTTAGCAATTACAGCTACGACGAGGCCGAGGCGTTAACCGAGGAGATGGAGGAAGAAAGCCAAATGTTTGAAGAGGTTTTGAGGATTAAGGATATTCTTGCCAACAAGCATGATCAG TCGGATAGTGTCTTGTTTGACTCATTGAGGAGGCTGCAGCTGATGGAGCTTTCTGTAGAGACCTTGAAG GCAACTGAAATTGGAAGGGCTGTTAATGGTCTGCGGAAACACAATTCCAAGCAAATTCGTCATCTTGTGCGCACCCTCATTGA TGGTTGGAAAGTTTTGGTTGATGAGTGGGTCAGTGCAACCGCTGCCATTGCAG ATAATTCCCCAGCCTCTGTCAATCCTTCTGTTGTGGATGAGGAGGAAGGGCTCCCATCACCTCCATTAGATGAGGGAGCTTTATGGGCTACGCAGACTACTTGCATCCAGCTATCTGAG TTCTTCGACGGAATGGATGACGATGGAA ATTTGAGAAATAACGGGGAGTTTGACAAGAACCGGGAAAACAGAAAGAGGCATCCAGTGAACCATGAACCAATGAGGAAGCAGCAACCTCCATGCCGGCCAGTTGTTACTGAAGATAGGGGGCAGATGAGGAAACAAGAACCAATAGTGAGGCAAGCAAAGCCACAGGAAGCCTCTGCTTTCCAAGCTAAGCCTCAAGGCATTATGAGGAAAGAAAGCAAGCCTATCAGTGCTGACTTTGGCCCTGGGAGACCAGCTAGGCTACCTTCTGAGCAGAAAGCTGGTAATGAGATGAAAGCTAAACAACAAGATCTTTCTGCCATCCAGAGGAAGCCCCCAATGATTCCACAAGAT TCAAAATATTCTGAAGAGGCATTGGTTCGGGCCAAGTTAGAGGCAGCGAAGAGGAAACTTCATGAGGGTTACCAGCAAGCTGAAAATG CAAAGAAACAGAGAACGATAcaagtgatggagctgcatgatATACCAAAGCAGAGCCACCACCATAGACAGCCTAACATGAAACCTCGAAACAACTTTAGGAGCTGGGCGAATGGGCGTTTTTAG